The window ATGTCCAGGATGGCCTGACTTTCATCCGGTGCCAGGCCCTGGATTGCCACGGTCCACGCCTGATTCAGATAGAGCATCTTGCGACCCGTTTCCGGATGCTTGCAGACCAGGGGATGCGGCGTCTGCGGAAAGCCTTGCCGCATCTTCAGCAGCACCTCGATGGCCTTTGGCGTCGCTGTCGAATAGTGGCCAGACTTCAAACCATACTGAAGGACATCATGGATGGCGATCTTGTCCTCCAGGAAAACCTGCATGGCCGGTGACAAGGCCTCGTAGGAGAGGTAGTTGCTGGCAAACAGCGTGTCGCCGCCGGCCTCAGGCACATCCCTCGCATACAGCATCGCGCCCATGCTGGGATTCTTCTGATAGGTGTGATCGGCATGCCAGCCCAGATTCTGTGTCGAAAGACTCTTGCCATCACGGGGCGCGCCACGAAGATAGAAAACCCCGGGTACATCGGCGCGATGGGGCAGAAAAGGCTCATCCTCGAGCTTCGCAAAGCGCCGACCGAATGCGGCGAACTGTTCCTGCGTCAGCTCCTGATCGTGGAACATCACTGCCGAATAGTCGAGAAACGCCCGGTAAATCGTCGCAAAATCAGCGTCGCTCAGCTGCGCAAGATCGACACCTGAAATCTCGCATCCAAGCGCCCCGGTCAGGGGACGAACGACGACCTCACGGGCCGGCAAACTCGTGGCTGACACCGACATGATATTTCAATCCCCAGGGTAGATGATCCTGTTGTCATACTGACATGACCTTTAGGGGACTGCAAGCTGCGCCCCGTCAATGTGCGTGACCGTGCTCGCCGTGTCATGGCCATGGTCGCCATGCGCGCGCTCGCCATGCTCATGGGGAGGTGTCGGGTTCCGCTCGGCGCGCCCCTGTTCTTCGGGATCTATGCCGGTCGCCAGTGCAAGCCGCAGTGAGGCGAGTGCCGGCAGATGTTTGCTGGCCTGTCTGTGCAGTTTCTCCAGGAGAATCGCGGCCTCACGCACCAGCAGCGAATCATCCACGACGACATCGGCCTCCGCGTACATGCGGTGACCAAGCCAGCGGGTACGTACGTTCTGCACCTTGCGCACCCCGGGTACATGCTCGCCGGTATGCCGCAGCAGCGCAGTGAACTCGGGCTCCACGCCGTCCAGCGCCCGCGTGAATACTGCCCTGGCTGACTGCCAGACGATACCGAAGATCAGTACGGTAATGACCCCGCCAACAATCGGATCAGCCAGTGGAAAGCCGAGCCACACGCCGATCGCGCCAGCAACCACGGCCAGGCTGGTCAATCCATCGACGCGCGCATGGTAGCCGTCCGCGATCAGGGCTGCGCTCTGGATCTCGCGCCCGACGCGAATACGGAATACCGCCACGGCTTCATTGCCGATAAAGCCGATCACACCGGCCGCCGCCACGGCGCCGAGATAAGCAATCTCCTGCGGATGCAGCAGGCGGTCGATGGTCTGATACCCGGCGACCAGCGCACTGAACAGGATCAGGCCGACGATGGTCATGCCGGCCAGGTCTTCGACGCGGCCCAGACCATAGGTGAACTGATCGGTCGCCTTGCGGCGCGCAAATATGAAGGCAATCCAGAGCGGAATGGCCGTGGCAGCATCGCCGACGTTGTGGATGGTGTCGGCCAGCAGCGCCACGCTGCTCGACAGGATAACGATCACGATCTGGAACACGGCGGTAGTGGCCAGAATCACAAAGGACCACTTGATCGCCCAGATCCCGCGCGCGGTGGTGGCAATGGTCGGATCGATCACGCCGTGCGTGTGCGCGTGACCACCCTCATGATCGTGATCGTGACCATGCCCATGTCCATGTCCATGCCCGATGGCATGACCCTTTTCGCCAAAACCCAGCCAGTCCAGCATCGCACGCAGCATGTAATGCTCCTGATGATCTCCGCTGATCAGAGATAACGGGTGATTTTCTTGAAGTTGTCTATGGTCATGCGCTGCTCGCGACTGACCGGACCGATCGCGTCCTCGAGGCAGTGCTCGATGTGATCGTGGATCAGCGTCGACTTGGCCTCTTCCAGCGCGCGGATGACCGCGTGCATCTGCTGCGCAATGTCTCCGCACTCACGCCCCGATTCGATCATGCCGGAGATGGTCTGCAGGTGGCCCGTGG of the Chromatiales bacterium genome contains:
- a CDS encoding cation transporter, giving the protein MLRAMLDWLGFGEKGHAIGHGHGHGHGHDHDHEGGHAHTHGVIDPTIATTARGIWAIKWSFVILATTAVFQIVIVILSSSVALLADTIHNVGDAATAIPLWIAFIFARRKATDQFTYGLGRVEDLAGMTIVGLILFSALVAGYQTIDRLLHPQEIAYLGAVAAAGVIGFIGNEAVAVFRIRVGREIQSAALIADGYHARVDGLTSLAVVAGAIGVWLGFPLADPIVGGVITVLIFGIVWQSARAVFTRALDGVEPEFTALLRHTGEHVPGVRKVQNVRTRWLGHRMYAEADVVVDDSLLVREAAILLEKLHRQASKHLPALASLRLALATGIDPEEQGRAERNPTPPHEHGERAHGDHGHDTASTVTHIDGAQLAVP
- a CDS encoding TauD/TfdA family dioxygenase, giving the protein MSVSATSLPAREVVVRPLTGALGCEISGVDLAQLSDADFATIYRAFLDYSAVMFHDQELTQEQFAAFGRRFAKLEDEPFLPHRADVPGVFYLRGAPRDGKSLSTQNLGWHADHTYQKNPSMGAMLYARDVPEAGGDTLFASNYLSYEALSPAMQVFLEDKIAIHDVLQYGLKSGHYSTATPKAIEVLLKMRQGFPQTPHPLVCKHPETGRKMLYLNQAWTVAIQGLAPDESQAILDMLKRHSVKDIFCCRFRYRNNSLLLWDNRAVQHSPNSDYSGQRLMWRVALHSDWVPGT
- a CDS encoding metal-sensing transcriptional repressor is translated as MSAAKAAALHAHTHDRAAHKTHKDVLNRLRRATGHLQTISGMIESGRECGDIAQQMHAVIRALEEAKSTLIHDHIEHCLEDAIGPVSREQRMTIDNFKKITRYL